In Streptomyces sp. TS71-3, the following proteins share a genomic window:
- a CDS encoding CCA tRNA nucleotidyltransferase — protein sequence MPNANEDKSSEEKSSEDRPSALSQVQHRAVSELLRVSPVADDLARRFRIAGFSLSLVGGSVRDALLGRLGNDLDFTTDARPQDVLKIVRPWADAVWEVGIAFGTVGCHKNGHVDGTDQTFQIEITTFRSESYDRTSRKPEVAYGDSIEEDLVRRDFTVNAMAVSLPEKTFIDPHGGLRDLAERVLRTPGTPEASFSDDPLRMMRAARFAAQLDFEVAPEVVTAMKAMAERIDIVSAERVRDELNKLVLSAHPRKGLTLLVETGLADRVLPELPALRLERDEHHRHKDVYEHTLIVLEQAMALEEDGPDLTLRLAALLHDIGKPRTRRFEKDGRVSFHHHEVVGAKMTKKRLTALKYSNDMVKDVSRLVELHLRFHGYGTGDWTDSAVRRYVRDAGPLLSLLHKLTRSDCTTRNRRKAAALSRAYDGLEERIAQLQEQEELDAIRPDLDGNEIMKILDIAPGPVVGGAYTFLLEMRLEHGPLGHDRAVEALLEWWRGRREESAEKSQGS from the coding sequence GTGCCGAACGCCAACGAAGACAAGTCCAGCGAAGAGAAGTCCAGTGAGGACAGGCCGAGTGCTCTGAGCCAGGTGCAGCACCGGGCGGTCAGCGAGTTGCTGCGGGTGTCCCCCGTCGCCGACGATCTGGCCCGCCGGTTCAGGATCGCCGGGTTCTCCCTCTCGCTGGTGGGGGGATCGGTCCGGGACGCTCTGCTGGGACGGCTCGGCAACGATCTGGACTTCACGACCGACGCCCGTCCCCAGGACGTACTGAAGATCGTCCGGCCCTGGGCCGACGCGGTCTGGGAGGTGGGGATCGCCTTCGGCACCGTGGGCTGTCACAAGAACGGTCATGTCGACGGGACCGATCAGACTTTCCAGATCGAGATCACGACTTTCCGGTCCGAGTCGTACGACCGCACTTCGCGCAAGCCCGAGGTTGCCTACGGTGACTCCATCGAGGAGGACCTCGTCCGCCGCGACTTCACCGTGAACGCCATGGCGGTGTCGCTGCCCGAGAAGACCTTCATCGATCCGCACGGCGGGCTCAGGGACCTCGCGGAGCGGGTGCTGCGCACTCCGGGGACCCCGGAAGCCTCGTTCTCCGACGATCCGCTGCGGATGATGCGGGCCGCGCGGTTCGCCGCCCAGCTGGACTTCGAGGTCGCCCCCGAGGTCGTCACGGCCATGAAGGCGATGGCGGAGCGCATCGACATCGTCTCCGCGGAGCGGGTCCGCGACGAGCTCAACAAGCTGGTGCTCTCCGCGCACCCCCGCAAGGGGCTGACGCTGCTGGTGGAGACCGGCCTCGCCGACCGCGTCCTGCCGGAGCTGCCCGCCCTCCGCCTGGAGCGGGACGAGCACCACCGGCACAAGGACGTCTACGAGCACACGCTGATCGTGCTGGAGCAGGCCATGGCCCTGGAGGAGGACGGTCCCGACCTCACCCTCCGGCTGGCGGCGCTGCTGCACGACATCGGCAAGCCGAGGACCCGAAGGTTCGAGAAGGACGGCCGTGTCTCCTTCCACCACCACGAGGTGGTGGGCGCCAAGATGACGAAGAAGCGGCTGACCGCGCTCAAGTACTCGAACGACATGGTGAAGGACGTCTCGCGTCTGGTCGAGCTGCACCTCCGCTTCCATGGCTACGGCACCGGAGACTGGACGGACTCCGCTGTGCGCCGTTACGTACGGGACGCCGGCCCGCTGCTCTCCCTGCTCCACAAGCTGACCCGCTCGGACTGCACCACGCGGAACCGGCGCAAGGCGGCTGCGCTCTCCCGTGCCTACGACGGGCTGGAGGAGCGCATCGCCCAGCTTCAGGAGCAGGAGGAGCTGGACGCGATCCGCCCCGACCTCGACGGCAACGAGATCATGAAGATCCTCGATATCGCTCCGGGGCCGGTCGTGGGCGGGGCCTACACCTTCCTTCTGGAAATGCGTCTGGAGCACGGACCGCTGGGGCACGACCGGGCAGTGGAGGCGCTGCTGGAGTGGTGGAGGGGCCGGCGGGAGGAGTCGGCGGAGAAGAGCCAGGGGAGCTAG
- a CDS encoding DUF6049 family protein yields the protein MAEAADMQGTSASVARRWLWRTGALLAGAPLVVGMTLHSSTPAAAGTQADASRGTAGRVATQAEPIGSGTVDVALNALTPAAPREGDTLKVSGMLTNKSHHTITGASLALRTGPTLDGRSAIEGVSRHAAFGTVPEGTPIDGKYSMTVAKLAPGAPLPFTLSVPISKLHLDSDGVYQLGVTLTGQTTEQPWQQVLGVQRTVLPWQPESATPKTKTTYLWPLISSTHLTAETGSDEQQTPVFHDDELAKEIGPGGRLQQMVALGSKLNVTWVIDPDLLASADAMTRSYRIQQPNGTTKPGTNQAVAKQWLNDLEKTVADQKVVALPFGDPDLASLAHTGKNVSGSLSHLQDATDVASTTVETVLHVKPDTGFAWPAEGAVDPSIIDVATSAGAHAVIARSDSFRETGGLPYTPTAARPIGGGTTAVVADAGLSKAFQGDMTRAETSTLAVQDFLAQSLMIRQQAPHTQRSIVVAPQRMPSASQAQTMAQAVAALQSSGWSQPQGLAAAADAKPDPGATTRVPSPHSYPRALRDQQIPVDAFTSIADTERNLDHFKGVLTDSSRVITPFGRAMDREMSTSWRGHDADAQSFREGVSSYLGGLSDGVHLIEKSDTKLSGRSATIPVTVQNNLVQGADHLTLRLTSKRPTRLKIGNGAYSEQPVKVSGGHSQSVKFTTTANANGPVPVTAQLYTEDGQLYGPPVTFDVDVTEVTATVMLVIAGGVLLLVLAGFRMYTQRKREAARQAAERGPEDDADAAEVPEEESDDDASPVSGSGEATAPAQDAAETVGTGGRGPGASGSGASAGSGAPAGDDAPGTGAQRGGTASGRLQESGVAASGQASDPVPDTAPGTTGPSGTGERVDR from the coding sequence GTGGCCGAGGCGGCAGACATGCAGGGGACGAGTGCCTCGGTCGCCCGACGGTGGCTATGGCGCACCGGGGCGCTGCTCGCGGGCGCGCCGCTCGTCGTCGGGATGACGCTGCACTCGTCCACCCCGGCGGCGGCCGGAACGCAGGCCGACGCCTCGCGCGGCACCGCCGGCCGGGTCGCCACCCAGGCCGAGCCCATCGGGTCGGGGACCGTGGACGTGGCGCTCAACGCGCTCACGCCCGCCGCACCGCGCGAGGGGGACACCCTGAAGGTCTCCGGAATGCTCACGAACAAGAGCCACCACACGATCACCGGCGCGTCCCTGGCGCTACGCACGGGGCCGACGCTGGACGGCCGGTCGGCGATCGAGGGGGTCTCCAGGCACGCGGCGTTCGGGACGGTACCCGAGGGCACCCCGATCGACGGCAAGTACAGCATGACCGTCGCGAAGCTCGCGCCCGGCGCCCCGCTCCCCTTCACGCTCTCGGTGCCCATCAGCAAGCTCCACCTGGACTCCGACGGCGTCTACCAGCTCGGTGTCACCCTCACCGGACAGACCACCGAGCAGCCCTGGCAGCAGGTGCTGGGCGTCCAGCGGACCGTCCTGCCGTGGCAGCCCGAGTCCGCCACCCCGAAGACCAAGACCACCTATCTGTGGCCGCTGATCTCCAGCACGCACCTCACGGCGGAGACGGGTTCGGACGAGCAGCAGACGCCCGTCTTCCACGACGACGAGTTGGCGAAGGAGATCGGCCCCGGGGGCCGGCTCCAGCAGATGGTGGCGCTCGGCAGCAAGCTCAACGTGACCTGGGTCATCGACCCGGACCTGCTGGCGTCGGCCGACGCGATGACCCGGAGCTACCGGATCCAGCAGCCGAACGGCACCACCAAGCCGGGCACGAACCAGGCGGTGGCCAAGCAGTGGCTGAACGACCTCGAGAAGACCGTGGCAGACCAGAAGGTCGTCGCCCTGCCCTTCGGTGACCCCGATCTGGCCTCGCTCGCGCACACCGGCAAGAACGTCTCCGGCTCGCTGAGCCACCTCCAGGACGCCACCGACGTGGCTTCCACCACGGTCGAGACGGTGCTCCACGTGAAACCGGACACCGGATTCGCGTGGCCCGCCGAGGGGGCCGTCGACCCGTCCATCATCGATGTCGCCACCTCCGCGGGCGCCCACGCGGTGATCGCCCGCAGCGACAGCTTCCGCGAGACCGGCGGACTGCCCTACACGCCCACGGCGGCCCGCCCGATCGGCGGCGGTACGACGGCGGTGGTGGCCGACGCCGGCCTCTCGAAGGCCTTCCAGGGCGACATGACACGCGCCGAGACCTCCACGCTGGCCGTGCAGGACTTCCTCGCCCAGAGCCTGATGATCAGGCAGCAGGCGCCCCACACCCAGCGCAGCATCGTGGTGGCCCCGCAGCGCATGCCGAGCGCCAGCCAGGCCCAGACGATGGCGCAGGCGGTGGCGGCCCTCCAGAGCAGCGGCTGGTCCCAACCCCAGGGCCTCGCGGCGGCCGCCGACGCCAAGCCCGACCCGGGCGCCACCACCCGTGTGCCCTCCCCCCACTCGTACCCGCGGGCACTGCGGGACCAGCAGATCCCCGTGGACGCGTTCACGTCCATCGCGGACACCGAGCGCAATCTCGACCACTTCAAGGGTGTCCTCACGGACTCCTCCCGGGTGATCACTCCCTTCGGGCGGGCCATGGACCGTGAGATGTCCACGTCCTGGCGGGGCCACGACGCCGACGCCCAGTCGTTCCGCGAGGGGGTCTCGTCCTATCTGGGCGGGCTGAGCGACGGCGTCCACCTGATCGAGAAGTCCGACACCAAGCTCTCGGGGCGCAGCGCCACGATCCCCGTGACCGTGCAGAACAACCTGGTCCAGGGCGCCGACCACCTGACGCTCCGGCTCACCTCGAAACGGCCCACCCGGCTCAAGATCGGCAACGGCGCCTACAGCGAGCAGCCGGTGAAGGTCAGCGGCGGCCACAGCCAGTCCGTGAAGTTCACCACCACCGCCAACGCCAACGGTCCGGTGCCGGTGACCGCCCAGCTCTACACCGAGGACGGGCAGCTGTACGGGCCTCCCGTCACCTTCGATGTGGACGTGACCGAGGTCACGGCCACGGTGATGCTGGTCATCGCGGGCGGCGTGCTGCTGCTGGTGCTCGCCGGATTCCGTATGTACACCCAGCGCAAGCGGGAGGCGGCCCGGCAGGCCGCGGAACGCGGTCCCGAGGACGACGCGGACGCTGCCGAGGTGCCGGAGGAGGAGTCGGACGACGACGCCTCGCCGGTGAGCGGGTCCGGCGAGGCCACCGCGCCCGCCCAGGACGCCGCTGAGACTGTGGGGACCGGCGGGCGCGGGCCAGGTGCCTCCGGTTCCGGGGCCTCAGCGGGCTCCGGGGCCCCGGCGGGCGACGACGCCCCCGGGACGGGCGCCCAGCGCGGCGGAACGGCTTCGGGGAGGCTCCAGGAGTCGGGTGTCGCCGCCTCTGGGCAGGCGAGTGACCCAGTACCGGACACCGCTCCGGGAACCACCGGCCCGTCCGGGACGGGTGAGAGAGTGGACCGTTGA